From the Procambarus clarkii isolate CNS0578487 chromosome 70, FALCON_Pclarkii_2.0, whole genome shotgun sequence genome, one window contains:
- the LOC123775314 gene encoding LOW QUALITY PROTEIN: mucin-2 (The sequence of the model RefSeq protein was modified relative to this genomic sequence to represent the inferred CDS: deleted 1 base in 1 codon), with protein MGNGMNKVLPGLYVGNFRDSKDPEQLKTHNITHILSIHDNPRKLPCNSDKEYLCIMASDSPGQNLMQYFSTCNDFIHTARLKGGGVLIHCLAGMSRSVTVAVVYVMCVTSLTWRDALKAVRGARNVANPNVGFLKQLQDFENERMVEERRRLKAKYPDVTLEDEDEQMAKQLLASYYHSMSVGEMCEGNCPPGVTCPRGLCHPARRVGLFRRNSRDNSGSRSSSPSRRSSSPSPSTGSPGSSPVSPRRSCPTPPSPLTRRNSRSGSSSPQLTPPQQASPPQRRSSSPLSSPRHASSPLSSPKRGTSPTSPKREASPVRSDNSSPTGSPVCGSSPSIFTKNSHIPPFVHRHTYTSPPGSPKRSASPIPPQSRSSSPLSSPQRSFSAPNSPQRSLRKEPPSSKGVFRQSSLWQHSSRKNDADNRCPKPSSTFLVVDNNRDAQHNEKEIKVEENIARQHLKPEQDKRIIAQESTPSSAINTSNQSSLSQPPLSEVSPTHHLHRQVSLPVQPTQLSHPCHPSTLGSYLQIYRQSSLPEEDPEESLPNSTVTTSEQQLYRWITHRSQPPQPLTCPYDELFKQASMQESRYTSKPTAQRTNSLPPQPNENNQNKNNLLKKEGCLTQLTTNPTSKDHSGKFNNAISRQASLPDTSFLAGSLQRRPPPPAVPEILPRRQPVGASPQQKSLHQGPVDKLPQERSLSQQDHITKINLPQRTPPPLPPNKPKYIPKISEPTSQKANTFQQITGNYKAEDKRTSEPSKSSLKFHSLINQDSKPEPPVRGQQGCLWKQKENKSESSLNKDNNSWSSLHKDDKSGRPSKEDNNSGSPLKKNDNLASHSKADDNPRSPSKKDDIQRSPSKKDENQVSLSKKGINPGSPSKKHYNPIPSQKQDDKSGSILNMNDNPGPPLKKDYEPASPLNKDKNPGLSLKEDDNPRMPLKRSNSQGSTLKKDGNLVMHLKKDNNPESLLKIDDNPKSPLEKDNNPDSSLKKVEKLDSFLKKAENPRKSFKQVDNPGAPVKQVDNPSAPVKQVDNPSAPVKQVDNPSAPVKQVDNPSAPVKQVDNPSAPVKQVDNPSAPVKQVDNPSAPVKQVDNLSAPVKQVDNLSAPMKQVDNLSAPVKKVDNPGAPVKQVDNPSAPVKQVDNLSAPVKQVDNLSAPVKKVDNPGAPVKQVDNPSAPVKQVDNLSAPVKQVDNLSAPVKQVDNLSAPVKQVDNLSAPVKKVDNPGAPVKQVDNPGSPVKQIDNPGAPVKQVDNPGSPMKQADNPGAPVKQVDNPGSPVKQIDNPGSPVKQIDNPGAPVKQVDNPSSPVKQVNNPGSPLKQVNNQNTPLGNEKNTGVPLKKVDNPVCLLSQGDNPVCLLSQGDNPVCLLRKDDSPGLLLKEDSKPGSSFKKNENLDSFLNNDENLRLHIETDDKQVSSLKKEDNREFLMRKKTNPGPLLIKDYPMKDAKSGSPLKDEKSDSLSKCDCRTGSPLRQISKLEFSLKEDKNTGFSTKKDNKSQSPLSSESSPDFPLKHQTFEQDSPLMEEHNPGTLKRTASSKSSQMDHPQGSPLKMNHPPCSPLKTTHKPGSPLITIHPPGSPLKTDHPAGLPFRKGNPPDPSPNIDYSPDPSLKDEDDDTSNQSFKNNPLLSSSLKKDHPPDPLLLKDLPSELPFNICPTSESPLEEDHSLVSPVKRDLEPLIKDHPLGMPFQIIHAPGTPFKNCHGPGYPFKNKYGPGIPFRKDRPQAPSMKKVVRPVLSMSLDQNPESPLNLNSRPDSPLKLLFILESCLKDTYKLEEASPESLNHRSSPTASPPSPSPSNTSSCTKSITTETDKSITTSSSKAATSCCNTLATSTSGTSCNSRCCMSSANCVHKSSVGCSVVSKPDAQSSCLLQRSPLVVPENTQQLHVASNAEQQSQESTTDATVQIQLQTATTASKQKEHGPSVIRKQQQPNPSATVQQQQPKPSSTVQQQQPKPSSTVQQQQPNPSATVQQQQPKPSATVQQQQPKPSSTVQQQQPNPSATVQQQQPKPSATVQQQQPNPSATVQQQQPNPSATVQQQQPKPSATVQQQQPKPSATVQQQQPNPSATVQQQQPKPSATVQQQQPKPSATVQQQQPNPSATVQQQQPKPSATVQQQQPKPSSTVQQQEPNPSATVQQQQPKPSSTVQQQQPNPSATVQQQQPIRPSTPIQQQPKRTSQLLQSPKPCWSQSKSSSSAQYILGQPQQPSCPTCLPIQPRAPYSTKPLSIGCPLDTSNPETSKLLSTDESDNPTQPRGY; from the exons GTGCTGCCGGGGCTCTACGTGGGCAACTTCCGGGACAGCAAGGACCCGGAGCAGCTCAAGACCCATAACATCACTCACATCCTCTCCATCCACGACAACCCCAGGAAACTTCCCTGCAACTCC GACAAGGAGTACCTGTGTATTATGGCGTCCGACTCCCCAGGTCAGAACTTGATGCAGTATTTCTCTACCTGCAATGATTTCATCCACACCGCCAGGCTGAAGGGAGGTGGAGTCCTCATCCACTG CCTGGCTGGGATGTCTCGATCGGTGACCGTAGCAGTGGTGTATGTGATGTGTGTGACA TCACTCACCTGGAGAGACGCTCTCAAGGCTGTGAGAGGAGCTCGCAACGTGGCCAACCCGAATGTCGGCTTCCTCAAGCAGCTACAGGACTTCGAGAACGAGAGGATGGTGGAG GAGCGACGTCGACTGAAGGCCAAGTACCCAGACGTGACGCTGGAGGATGAAGATGAACAAATGGCGAAGCAGCTCCTAGCCTCATACTACCACTCCATGAGTGTGGGGGAGATGTGTGAGGGGAACTGCCCCCCTGGAGTGACCTGTCCCAGAGGTCTCTGTCACCCTGCTAGGAG AGTCGGTCTCTTCAGGAGGAACTCTCGCGACAACTCCGGTAGCAGGTCGTCGAGTCCCTCGCGCAGGTCCTCTAGTCCCTCCCCATCGACTGGTAGCCCAGGCAGTTCCCCAGTGTCTCCCCGCCGCAGCTGCCCCACTCCGCCCTCCCCACTCACTCGCAGAAACTCCCGTAGTGGCAGCAGTTCACCGCAACTGACTCCTCCACAGCAGGCATCACCACCACAAAGACGCAGCTCCTCTCCATTGAGTTCCCCAAGACATGCCTCGTCACCTCTCTCCTCCCCAAAGCGTGGCACATCACCAACCAGTCCAAAGCGTGAGGCATCACCTGTAAGATCTGACAATTCCTCTCCTACTGGCTCCCCCGTGTGTGGTTCCTCCCCATCAATCTTTACAAAGAACTCACACATTCCTCCATTTGttcacagacacacatacacctcCCCACCCGGATCGCCGAAGCGTAGTGCCTCGCCAATTCCTCCCCAGAGTCGCAGCTCTTCACCTTTGTCCTCTCCCCAACGCTCATTCTCTGCTCCCAACTCTCCACAACGCTCACTGAGGAAGGAGCCTCCATCGTCTAAAGGAGTATTTCGTCAGAGCTCACTGTGGCAGCACTCATCGAGGAAGAACGATGCGGACAACCGATGCCCCAAGCCAAGTTCTACTTTTCTGGTAGTGGACAACAACAGAGATGCTCAGCACAATGAGAAGGAGATTAAAGTAGAAGAAAATATAGCTAGGCAGCATCTCAAGCCAGAACAGGATAAAAGAATCATCGCACAGGAAAGCACTCCTAGCAGTGCCATAAACACTTCCAATCAGTCGTCGTTGTCTCAGCCTCCCTTGAGTGAAGTGTCACCCACACATCATTTGCATAGACAAGTGTCACTTCCAGTACAGCCCACACAGCTCTCTCATCCCTGCCATCCAAGCACCTTAGGGTCCTATCTCCAAATATATAGACAATCATCTCTCCCTGAGGAAGATCCGGAAGAATCTCTGCCCAACTCGACAGTAACCACATCGGAGCAGCAGCTGTACAGATGGATCACCCACCGGTCTCAACCTCCTCAACCACTAACTTGTCCCTATGATGAACTGTTCAAGCAAGCATCAATGCAAGAGTCTAGATACACTAGCAAACCTACAGCACAGAGGACAAACTCATTACCGCCACAACCTAATGAAAATAACCAAAATAAAAATAACTTACTTAAGAAAGAAGGTTGCCTGACTCAGCTGACGACAAACCCGACGTCGAAGGATCACTCAGGAAAGTTCAATAATGCAATCTCGAGACAAGCATCACTACCAGATACTTCCTTTCTCGCAGGATCCCTACAGCGtcgacctccaccacctgctgtaccGGAGATCCTTCCTCGTCGACAACCAGTAGGAGCTTCTCCCCAGCAGAAATCCCTGCATCAGGGTCCTGTTGATAAGCTCCCGCAAGAGCGCAGTCTTTCTCAACAAGACCATATAACAAAAATCAATTTACCACAACGAACTCCGCCGCCACTGCCCCCAAATAAGCCAAAATATATACCGAAAATCTCGGAACCCACTTCTCAGAAAGCTAACACCTTCCAGCAGATTACAGGAAACTACAAAGCAGAAGACAAAAGAACATCAGAGCCTTCTAAATCCAGTTTAAAGTTTCATTCACTAATAAATCAAGACAGTAAGCCAGAACCACCGGTCAGAGGTCAGCAAGGGTGTCTATGGAAACAGAAAGAAAATAAATCAGAGTCATCTTTGAACAAAGACAATAAttcatggtcatccttacataaaGATGACAAATCTGGTCGACCTTCGAAAGAGGACAATAATTCAGGGTCACCCTTGAAGAAAAATGATAACCTAGCATCACACTCGAAAGCAGATGATAATCCAAGGTCTCCTTCGAAGAAAGATGACATTCAAAGATCTCCCTCTAAAAAAGACGAGAATCAAGTGTCTCTCTCGAAGAAAGGCATTAATCCAGGGTCCCCCTCGAAGAAACACTATAATCCAATACCTTCCCAAAAGCAGGATGACAAATCAGGTTCAATTTTGAATATGAATGATAACCCAGGACCTCCCTTAAAGAAGGATTATGAACCTGCATCACCCTTAAATAAAGACAAGAATCCAGGCTTGTCGTTGAAGGAAGATGACAATCCAAGGATGCCTTTGAAAAGAAGTAACAGTCAAGGCTCGACTTTGAAGAAAGATGGCAATCTAGTCATGCATTTAAAGAAAGATAATAATCCAGAGTCTCTCTTAAAGATTGATGACAACCCAAAGTCGCCCTTGGAAAAAGATAACAATCCAGACTCGTCACTAAAAAAAGTCGAAAAATTAGACTCGTTTTTGAAGAAAGCTGAAAATCCAAGGAAATCTTTCAAGCAAGTTGACAATCCAGGCGCACCCGTGAAGCAAGTTGACAATCCAAGTGCACCCGTGAAGCAAGTCGACAATCCAAGTGCACCCGTGAAGCAAGTCGACAATCCAAGTGCACCCGTGAAGCAAGTCGACAATCCAAGTGCACCCGTGAAGCAAGTCGACAATCCAAGTGCACCCGTGAAGCAAGTCGACAATCCAAGTGCACCCGTGAAGCAAGTCGACAATCCAAGTGCACCCGTGAAGCAAGTCGACAATCTAAGTGCACCCGTGAAGCAAGTCGACAATCTAAGTGCACCCATGAAGCAAGTCGACAATCTAAGTGCACCCGTAAAGAAAGTTGACAATCCAGGCGCACCCGTGAAGCAAGTTGACAATCCAAGTGCACCCGTGAAGCAAGTCGACAATCTAAGTGCACCCGTGAAGCAAGTCGACAATCTAAGTGCACCCGTGAAGAAAGTTGACAATCCAGGCGCACCCGTGAAGCAAGTTGACAATCCAAGTGCACCCGTGAAGCAAGTCGACAATCTAAGTGCACCCGTGAAGCAAGTCGACAATCTAAGTGCACCCGTGAAGCAAGTAGACAATCTAAGTGCACCCGTGAAGCAAGTAGACAATCTAAGTGCACCCGTGAAGAAAGTTGACAATCCAGGTGCACCAGTGAAGCAAGTAGACAATCCAGGCTCACCAGTGAAGCAAATCGACAATCCAGGTGCACCCGTGAAGCAAGTTGACAATCCAGGCTCACCCATGAAGCAAGCCGACAATCCAGGTGCACCGGTGAAGCAAGTTGACAATCCAGGCTCACCAGTGAAGCAAATCGACAATCCAGGCTCACCAGTGAAGCAAATCGACAATCCAGGTGCACCCGTGAAGCAAGTTGACAATCCAAGCTCACCAGTGAAGCAAGTTAACAATCCAGGCTCACCACTGAAACAAGTCAACAACCAAAACACTCCCTTGGGGAATGAAAAGAATACAGGCGTGCCTTTGAAGAAAGTCGACAATCCTGTCTGTCTCTTGAGCCAAGGCGACAATCCTGTCTGTCTCTTGAGCCAAGGCGACAATCCTGTCTGTCTCTTGAGGAAAGACGACAGTCCAGGTTTGCTTTTAAAGGAAGACTCTAAACCTGGCTCATCCTTCAAGAAAAATGAAAATCTAGATTCGTTTTTGAATAATGATGAAAATCTAAGGTTGCACATAGAGACAGATGATAAGCAGGTGTCTTCCTTGAAGAAAGAGGATAACAGAGAGTTCCTCATGAGGAAAAAAACTAATCCAGGGCCGCTCTTAATAAAAGATTATCCAATGAAAGACGCAAAATCAGGTTCTCCCTTGAAGGATGAGAAATCAGATTCTCTCTCAAAATGTGATTGCAGAACAGGCTCCCCATTGAGGCAGATCTCTAAGCTCGAGTTTTCACTGAAAGAAGACAAAAACACAGGGTTCTCCACAAAGAAAGATAATAAATCACAGTCACCCTTGAGTTCGGAGTCCAGTCCGGATTTTCCACTGAAGCACCAGACATTCGAACAAGATTCTCCTTTAATGGAAGAACATAACCCAGGCACCTTAAAGAGAACCGCTAGCTCAAAATCCTCGCAAATGGATCATCCACAAGGGTCTCCTTTGAAAATGAATCACCCACCATGTTCCCCTTTAAAAACGACTCACAAACCAGGATCACCCTTAATAACGATTCATCCACCAGGTTCCCCTTTAAAAACAGATCATCCAGCAGGGTTACCCTTTAGAAAGGGCAATCCACCTGATCCCTCTCCAAATATTGATTATTCACCCGATCCCTCCCTGAAAGATGAAGATGATGATACATCCAATCAGTCCTTCAAAAATAATCCTTTACTTAGTTCCTCATTGAAAAAGGATCACCCACCTGATCCCTTGTTGCTAAAGGATCTTCCATCTGAGCTGCCGTTTAATATATGTCCAACATCAGAGTCGCCCCTGGAGGAGGATCACTCACTAGTCTCCCCAGTGAAACGTGATCTTGAACCTTTAATAAAAGATCATCCATTAGGGATGCCCTTCCAAATTATTCATGCACCAGGGACTCCATTTAAAAATTGCCATGGACCTGGATATCCTTTTAAAAATAAGTATGGGCCAGGGATTCCTTTTAGAAAGGATCGTCCACAAGCACCCTCCATGAAGAAGGTTGTTAGACCTGTGTTATCTATGAGCCTTGACCAAAACCCAGAGTCGCCCCTGAATCTCAATTCCAGACCAGATTCACCCTTAAAGCTGCTTTTTATACTAGAATCCTGCTTGAAAGATACTTATAAATTAGAAGAGGCCTCGCCAGAGTCTCTTAACCATCGCTCTTCACCAACGGCATCTCCACCGTCCCCATCACCATCGAATACTAGCAGCTGCACCAAGTCGATCACCACCGAAACAGATAAATCGATCACCACAAGCAGCAGTAAGGCGGCGACCAGCTGCTGTAACACGTTGGCCACCAGCACATCTGGTACCAGTTGTAACAGCAGGTGTTGCATGTCATCTGCCAACTGCGTCCACAAGTCGAGTGTCGGCTGCAGTGTCGTATCTAAACCAGATGCTCAATCTTCTTGCCTTCTCCAGCGATCTCCTCTGGTCGTTCCTGAAAACACTCAGCAGTTACATGTTGCGTCCAATGCAGAACAACAATCCCAGGAATCCACAACCGACGCCACAGtacaaattcaacttcaaacagCCACCACAGCATCGAAGCAGAAGGAGCATGGACCATCAGTAATAAGAAAGCAGCAGCAACCCAACCCATCAGCAACAGTCCAGCAGCAGCAACCCAAACCATCATCAACAGTCCAGCAGCAGCAACCCAAACCATCATCAACAGTCCAGCAGCAGCAACCCAACCCATCAGCAACAGTCCAGCAGCAGCAACCCAAACCATCAGCAACAGTCCAGCAGCAGCAACCCAAACCATCATCAACAGTCCAGCAGCAGCAACCCAACCCATCAGCAACAGTCCAGCAGCAGCAACCCAAACCATCAGCAACAGTCCAGCAGCAGCAACCCAACCCATCAGCAACAGTCCAGCAGCAGCAACCCAACCCATCAGCAACAGTCCAGCAGCAGCAACCCAAACCATCAGCAACAGTCCAGCAGCAGCAACCCAAACCATCAGCAACAGTCCAGCAGCAGCAACCCAACCCATCAGCAACAGTCCAGCAGCAGCAACCCAAACCATCAGCAACAGTCCAGCAGCAGCAACCCAAACCATCAGCAACAGTCCAGCAGCAGCAACCCAACCCATCAGCAACAGTCCAGCAGCAGCAACCCAAACCATCAGCAACAGTCCAGCAGCAGCAACCCAAACCATCATCAACAGTCCAGCAGCAGGAACCCAACCCATCAGCAACAGTCCAGCAGCAGCAACCCAAACCATCATCAACAGTCCAGCAGCAGCAACCCAACCCATCAGCAACAGTCCAGCAGCAGCAACCCATCAGACCTTCCACACCAATTCAGCAGCAGCCCAAACGAACCTCACAACTGCTACAGTCACCCAAACCTTGCTGGTCTCAGTCGAAATCTTCTTCCAGTGCACAGTACATTCTTGGTCAACCCCAACAGCCTTCATGTCCGACCTGTCTTCCCATTCAGCCCAGAGCGCCGTATTCTACTAAACCACTATCAATTGGCTGTCCATTAGACACGTCCAATCCTGAAACTTCCAAACTATTATCAACAGATGAATCTGACAATCCCACCCAGCCCAGAGGCTACTAA